From the Roseofilum capinflatum BLCC-M114 genome, the window CAATTTGATCATTTCCGTAATTCCACCCTAAATGCCTCTTCTACCGCCGGTCTAGACGGTCTAGACTTTTCCAATAACCAACTCACCAGGGCCCATGTGCCCACAGCGATACAGACAGCGATCGCCGCGCCCATAATACCAATGATCCAAGACTGAGACCACCAAGGATTCAGGGTGGTTTGAGTTTGAGGACTCAGGGGCGATCGCCGAGTGGTTTCCGGTTCCGTGGCTTTCGGATCGTATTGACTGACCAAGCTTAACGTGATTTTATAGGGGCCAATTTCGATCTGGTCTTGACTCTGAATGGGTAGGGTTCCCTGTTGCAGCAGATGATTGTGTAATCGCGTACCATTGGCACTCCGATCGGTCAAGAGGATCTGGTTCCCTTCTAGGGTAATGAGGGCATGGAGGCGAGAGACTTTTTTATGGTCGAGTACCACGGGGGTAACAGTCTGATTTTCTACGGTCTTGGGCATCGAGATCTCCTCTCGACCCAAGGCAACCGGTAAGGGCAATACGGGGTTTTGGCGATCGCCCGTTTCTGGATCGTGCCACGTTAACTGAATAAAAAATGGCTCCTGAGACATAGGGAAAAGGCAACACAAGAGGGTGAAGGTCAATGACTTGTGCTTCTAAGCTATAGTTTCAGAGCTAAA encodes:
- a CDS encoding FHA domain-containing protein translates to MSQEPFFIQLTWHDPETGDRQNPVLPLPVALGREEISMPKTVENQTVTPVVLDHKKVSRLHALITLEGNQILLTDRSANGTRLHNHLLQQGTLPIQSQDQIEIGPYKITLSLVSQYDPKATEPETTRRSPLSPQTQTTLNPWWSQSWIIGIMGAAIAVCIAVGTWALVSWLLEKSRPSRPAVEEAFRVELRK